The DNA segment ATACGCACGGTTGATAGAGGCCGTCTGAAAGCCGTAGGCTTCTGCGAAGCCAAAACGGGCTTTACTCGCTTCATTAAAATCGCTTAACGGGTTTTTCTAAAATATATTTTTAATACAACACGGAAAAAATGAAAAAACATCTGTGCATTTTATGGGTAATGATGGCAGTGGGCGTAAGCACGAAAGCGTTTGCCGAACCTGCCGCATTAACAACGCCTTTGACTTTTAACGAGATTAAAAAGGCTGATACAAACCCGCATTCGGGCTGGATACCTGTGCCGATGCTTCACTATCCTGAAGAAGCGGAAATGAAAGGCTGGGAAGGCGATGTGGTCGTTTCCGTTCTGGTTGCGCCCGATGCGAGTATTCAAAACGTAGAGGTAATCCAATCAAGCGGATATAAAGTATTGGACGAAGCGGCTAAAAAAACAATAGCGCAAGCCACATTCAAGCCGCACGGGTGGACAGCGTTCCGTATTCCCTTGCGCTTCCGTTTGGACGGGGGCAAACGGCAATGTGCAAAAAGCATCTGTTGAGCAGGGAAAAGAAGCGTGCATAAAACAGTTTGTATTGGTTTCGGTAAACAATCAAGTCTATAAAATCAAATTGATTAACCCTAATAAAATTCATAATAGGGATAATGCGACGGCAAAATAAGCATGGAAAGTAAAGTTTGCCGACACGAAACAACGGATAAGATATACAGCCAGATAAGCTTGTGTTCCGATAAATAAAAACTTCCCGCTGCGGACTATCTGTCTTTATTGAGGCCGTCTGAAAAGTCGGCTTAATTGGCGGGTAAGGTAACGATAGTGCGTATCCGTCCAATCGAGCATGGGCGCCACAGAAAAGAGAATCACCAAAGGGTCAACAATGAAAAAGCATAATGATATTTTTGCCGTATTGCTCGCTGCTTTTTGTGCGGGAACTGCGGTTGCCGCACCGATGGCTCCTTCAAAAACGCTGCCTGCAACGTCGTCGGCGGAAATGCCGATTAAGAAAACCGGGCAAATCTCCCGTCCTGTTTATCCCGTTATGTCTGTTGAAAAAGGCGAAGAAGGAAAAGTGGTGCTGTCTATACTGGTAGCGCCGGGAGGCCGTGTCACCGAAGTAAAGTTAATTGAATCCAGCGGATATGAAAGGTTGGACAAAGCGGCAATCCACGCGGCATGGAAAAGTAAATTCGACACACAGGAATGGACTGATTTTAGAACCATAGTGAGATTCGATTTGGACAACGATATGAAAGAAAATGCTATCCAAAAAGAAAAGCCGCAGCCATCCGAGCAGGCAGGCTCAACATAAACGGCAACCTAACCGTTGAGTAAAGCCGAGGCCGTCTGAAAAGCCGAACTGTCCCCCAATCTTTGCGCC comes from the Neisseria dumasiana genome and includes:
- a CDS encoding energy transducer TonB, coding for MKKHLCILWVMMAVGVSTKAFAEPAALTTPLTFNEIKKADTNPHSGWIPVPMLHYPEEAEMKGWEGDVVVSVLVAPDASIQNVEVIQSSGYKVLDEAAKKTIAQATFKPHGWTAFRIPLRFRLDGGKRQCAKSIC
- a CDS encoding energy transducer TonB; translation: MGATEKRITKGSTMKKHNDIFAVLLAAFCAGTAVAAPMAPSKTLPATSSAEMPIKKTGQISRPVYPVMSVEKGEEGKVVLSILVAPGGRVTEVKLIESSGYERLDKAAIHAAWKSKFDTQEWTDFRTIVRFDLDNDMKENAIQKEKPQPSEQAGST